In one Sphingobacterium daejeonense genomic region, the following are encoded:
- the secY gene encoding preprotein translocase subunit SecY, whose protein sequence is MKKLITTLTNIWKIEELRNRILNTLLFLLIYRIGCHVVLPGVNPEALVVNREGGNDIMNLINMFAGGSFSRAAIFALGVMPYISASIVVQLLGIAVPAFQKMQKEGESGRKKMNNITRYLTVAITLVQAVAYVKTQIGPEAKTIADPMFSILSAIVLTAGTLFVMWLGEKITDKGIGNGISLIIMAGIIAQLPAGITAEWASRMSPSGGGPIPLLLEFVALFFVVIFTILVVQGVRKIPVQYAKKIVGNKQIGGVRQYIPLKVNAAGVMPIIFAQAIMFLPMSLTQFFPNVQSDFLNSLSNYTSVTYNVVFALLIIAFTFFYTAIMVNPQQMSEDMKKNGGFIPGIKPGYETNLFIDNVISHITFPGAVFVAIIAILPAIATLFGVNNQFAHFYGGTSLLILVGVVLDTIQQIESHLLMRHYDGLMKTGRVKGRSTATTVEGYDQSAL, encoded by the coding sequence ATGAAGAAACTAATCACAACCTTAACCAATATATGGAAGATAGAAGAATTACGTAATCGTATTCTTAATACGTTACTTTTTCTTTTAATATACCGAATTGGTTGTCACGTGGTTTTACCAGGTGTCAATCCAGAGGCATTGGTAGTAAATAGAGAAGGTGGTAATGACATCATGAACCTGATTAATATGTTCGCAGGGGGGTCTTTCTCTCGTGCAGCTATTTTCGCGCTTGGTGTAATGCCATACATCTCAGCATCTATCGTAGTTCAGCTATTGGGGATTGCTGTTCCTGCGTTTCAAAAGATGCAGAAAGAAGGTGAATCTGGCCGTAAGAAAATGAACAATATCACTCGTTACCTTACAGTAGCGATTACATTAGTTCAAGCCGTAGCTTATGTGAAGACCCAAATCGGACCTGAAGCTAAGACTATTGCGGATCCAATGTTCTCAATTCTTTCAGCTATCGTATTGACTGCAGGTACATTGTTTGTGATGTGGCTAGGTGAAAAGATTACCGATAAAGGAATTGGTAATGGTATTTCATTAATCATTATGGCTGGTATTATTGCTCAGCTTCCTGCAGGTATTACTGCAGAATGGGCATCTAGGATGAGCCCAAGTGGTGGTGGTCCTATTCCATTGTTATTGGAGTTTGTTGCTCTGTTCTTTGTCGTAATCTTTACGATTTTAGTTGTACAAGGTGTTCGTAAGATCCCTGTGCAATACGCAAAGAAAATTGTAGGTAACAAACAGATTGGTGGTGTGCGTCAATACATTCCTTTAAAGGTAAATGCGGCGGGTGTAATGCCAATCATTTTCGCTCAGGCGATTATGTTTTTACCGATGTCCTTGACTCAGTTCTTCCCGAATGTCCAATCAGACTTCTTGAATTCGTTGAGTAACTATACTTCCGTTACGTATAACGTCGTATTTGCTTTGTTGATCATTGCATTTACTTTCTTCTATACGGCGATTATGGTTAACCCACAACAGATGTCAGAGGACATGAAGAAAAACGGTGGTTTTATCCCAGGAATCAAACCAGGGTATGAAACCAATTTGTTCATCGACAACGTAATATCACATATTACCTTCCCTGGTGCTGTATTTGTGGCGATCATCGCGATCTTGCCAGCAATTGCAACATTATTTGGAGTAAACAATCAATTTGCACATTTCTATGGTGGTACTTCTTTACTTATTCTAGTAGGGGTAGTATTGGATACGATTCAGCAAATTGAAAGTCATTTGTTAATGCGTCATTATGATGGATTGATGAAAACTGGTCGTGTAAAAGGTAGAAGCACTGCGACTACTGTTGAAGGCTATGATCAATCCGCATTATAA
- the rplC gene encoding 50S ribosomal protein L3 — MSGIIGKKVGMTSLFNAEGKNIPCTVIEAGPCVVTQIRTEEKDGYSAVQLGFDDAKEKNTTDPLKGHFAKAGVSPKRKLVEFKTFTDEKQLGDIVDVTLFEEGEYVDVVGTSKGKGFQGVMKRHGFGGVGGATHGQHNRLRAPGSLGASSWPSRVFKGMRMAGRTGGERVKVQNLQVLKVYPEQNLIVVSGSVPGAKGSYVIVDK, encoded by the coding sequence ATGTCAGGAATTATTGGTAAAAAAGTAGGAATGACCAGCCTGTTCAATGCTGAAGGGAAGAATATCCCTTGTACAGTAATCGAGGCTGGGCCGTGCGTGGTAACGCAGATACGTACGGAAGAGAAGGATGGTTATTCGGCAGTTCAACTTGGTTTCGATGATGCCAAGGAAAAGAACACGACAGATCCTTTGAAAGGACACTTTGCAAAAGCAGGGGTTAGTCCTAAGCGTAAACTAGTTGAATTCAAAACTTTTACAGATGAGAAACAACTAGGAGACATCGTTGATGTTACTTTATTTGAAGAAGGTGAGTACGTAGATGTAGTTGGTACTTCTAAAGGTAAAGGATTTCAAGGTGTAATGAAGCGTCACGGATTTGGTGGTGTAGGTGGTGCGACTCACGGTCAGCACAACAGACTACGTGCACCAGGTTCATTGGGAGCTTCATCATGGCCGTCAAGAGTATTCAAAGGAATGCGCATGGCTGGTCGTACAGGTGGTGAAAGAGTAAAAGTTCAAAACTTACAAGTATTGAAAGTTTACCCTGAGCAAAACCTAATCGTTGTTAGTGGTTCCGTACCTGGAGCTAAAGGTTCATATGTAATCGTAGACAAATAG
- the rplP gene encoding 50S ribosomal protein L16 — translation MLQPKRTKFRKMQKGRMKGNATRGAELAFGSFGIKSMEPAWITSRQIEAARIAVTRYMKREGQVWIRIFPDKPVTKKPAEVRMGKGKGAPEYWVAVVRPGRMLFEAEGVPLEIAKEALRLAAQKLPVQTKFVIRRDYVEA, via the coding sequence ATGTTACAGCCAAAAAGAACGAAGTTCAGAAAGATGCAGAAAGGCCGCATGAAAGGTAATGCCACTCGTGGAGCGGAATTAGCTTTCGGATCTTTCGGTATCAAATCAATGGAACCAGCATGGATCACAAGCCGTCAAATTGAGGCAGCTCGTATTGCGGTAACACGTTATATGAAGCGTGAAGGTCAAGTTTGGATCCGCATTTTCCCTGATAAACCAGTTACCAAAAAACCTGCAGAGGTACGTATGGGTAAAGGTAAGGGTGCGCCAGAATATTGGGTAGCTGTAGTGCGCCCAGGCCGTATGTTATTTGAAGCAGAAGGAGTTCCTTTGGAAATCGCGAAAGAAGCATTGCGCTTAGCTGCTCAAAAATTACCGGTACAAACGAAATTTGTGATTCGTAGAGACTACGTTGAAGCATAA
- the rpsM gene encoding 30S ribosomal protein S13 codes for MARISGIDLPKNKRGIIGLTYIFGIGRSTAAYILEKAGISQDVKVQEWNDDQLAAIRTIINDEIKVEGALRSEVQLNIKRLMDIGCYRGLRHRKHLPVRGQRTKNNSRTRKGKRKTVANKKKATK; via the coding sequence ATGGCAAGGATCTCAGGTATAGATTTACCTAAAAACAAAAGAGGCATCATTGGCCTTACCTATATTTTCGGTATTGGTCGTTCTACTGCTGCTTATATCCTAGAGAAAGCAGGCATCAGTCAAGATGTTAAAGTTCAAGAATGGAATGATGATCAATTAGCAGCTATCCGTACTATCATCAACGATGAGATTAAGGTAGAAGGAGCTTTACGTTCAGAGGTTCAATTGAACATTAAACGCTTAATGGATATTGGATGTTACCGTGGATTACGTCACCGTAAACACCTTCCTGTTCGTGGACAACGTACTAAAAATAACTCGCGTACCAGAAAAGGTAAACGTAAGACAGTTGCAAACAAGAAAAAAGCTACTAAATAA
- the rpsS gene encoding 30S ribosomal protein S19, producing MARSIKKGPYIDHNLERKVLSMNETNKKSVIKTWSRRSMISPDFVGHTFAVHNGNKFIPVYVTENMVGHKLGEFAPTRTFRGHAEKKK from the coding sequence ATGGCTCGTTCAATTAAAAAAGGTCCTTATATCGATCACAACTTAGAAAGAAAAGTTCTTTCTATGAATGAAACAAACAAGAAGTCAGTAATCAAGACTTGGTCTCGTAGATCAATGATCTCACCTGATTTTGTTGGCCATACCTTCGCAGTGCACAACGGGAATAAATTTATCCCTGTTTATGTAACAGAAAATATGGTTGGTCACAAGCTTGGTGAATTTGCGCCTACGCGTACTTTCAGAGGCCACGCAGAAAAGAAAAAATAA
- the infA gene encoding translation initiation factor IF-1: MAKQASIEQDGIIKEALSNAMFRVELENGHEIIAHISGKMRMHYIKILPGDKVKLEMSPYDLTKGRITYRYK; the protein is encoded by the coding sequence ATGGCTAAACAAGCCTCGATTGAACAAGACGGCATAATCAAAGAAGCGCTTTCAAATGCGATGTTTCGCGTTGAATTAGAGAATGGGCATGAGATCATCGCTCATATTTCTGGAAAAATGCGCATGCATTATATCAAAATATTACCAGGTGACAAGGTTAAATTGGAAATGTCACCATATGATTTAACAAAAGGAAGAATTACATACCGCTATAAATAA
- the rplF gene encoding 50S ribosomal protein L6, producing the protein MSRIGKAPIAIPSGVSITVSDKNLVTVKGPKGELTQQVDRDITVKEEDGNIVVTRPTEQKKHKALHGLYRALLNNMVVGVTEGYKTTQELVGVGYRAANNGNTLELTLGFSHQIVFVLPQEIKVTTTADKGKNPTITLESIDKQLIGQVAAKIRSFRKPEPYKGKGIKFAGEVLRRKAGKSAKK; encoded by the coding sequence ATGTCAAGAATTGGAAAAGCGCCTATCGCAATACCTTCGGGTGTTTCGATTACAGTGTCAGATAAGAATCTGGTGACTGTTAAAGGCCCTAAAGGTGAATTAACACAACAAGTAGACCGCGACATCACCGTTAAAGAAGAAGATGGTAACATCGTCGTGACTCGTCCTACTGAACAAAAAAAGCACAAAGCATTACATGGTCTATACCGCGCCCTATTGAACAATATGGTAGTAGGTGTGACTGAGGGATACAAAACTACCCAAGAATTAGTTGGTGTGGGTTACCGTGCTGCTAACAACGGTAATACGCTAGAGTTAACCTTAGGTTTCTCTCACCAGATTGTATTCGTATTGCCACAGGAAATTAAAGTAACAACAACTGCTGATAAAGGTAAAAACCCTACTATCACTTTGGAATCTATCGACAAACAATTGATCGGTCAAGTAGCGGCAAAAATCCGTAGCTTCCGTAAACCAGAACCATACAAAGGTAAAGGTATCAAGTTTGCAGGTGAAGTATTAAGAAGAAAAGCAGGTAAATCAGCTAAAAAATAA
- the rplN gene encoding 50S ribosomal protein L14 encodes MVQQESRLNVADNSGAKEVLVIRVLGGTRKRYASIGDKIVVTVKSAIPSGNVKKGSVSKAVVVRTKKEIRRKDGSYIRFDDNAAVLLNNNDEPRGTRIFGPVARELREKQFMKIVSLAPEVL; translated from the coding sequence ATGGTACAACAAGAATCAAGACTAAATGTAGCTGACAATAGCGGTGCTAAAGAAGTTTTAGTAATCCGTGTATTGGGCGGAACGCGTAAGCGTTATGCATCTATCGGTGATAAAATCGTTGTTACCGTTAAGAGCGCTATTCCTTCAGGAAACGTTAAAAAAGGATCAGTTTCTAAAGCAGTAGTAGTACGTACGAAAAAAGAAATCCGTCGTAAAGATGGTTCTTACATTCGTTTCGACGACAACGCTGCTGTATTATTAAATAATAACGATGAACCACGTGGAACACGTATCTTTGGCCCTGTAGCTAGAGAGTTGCGTGAAAAACAGTTCATGAAAATTGTATCACTAGCACCGGAGGTTTTATAA
- a CDS encoding large ribosomal subunit protein uL29 produces the protein MKNSEIVELSTEDLTARLAEEKAALNKLKFAHAVFCY, from the coding sequence ATGAAAAATTCAGAAATCGTAGAATTATCAACTGAGGATTTAACAGCTCGTCTCGCTGAAGAGAAAGCTGCCTTGAACAAATTGAAATTTGCACATGCTGTTTTCTGCTATTGA
- the rpsH gene encoding 30S ribosomal protein S8: protein MNTDPIADYLTRVRNAIKANHRVVEIPASNLKKEITKVLFDKGYIANYKFIEEGPQGSIKIALKYHPISKVPAIRTLTRVSKPGLRKYASVDNLPRVLNGLGIAILSTSKGVMSDKEAAVQNVGGEVLCYIY from the coding sequence ATGAATACAGATCCAATAGCGGATTACCTTACCCGAGTAAGGAATGCCATCAAGGCCAACCACAGGGTTGTTGAAATTCCTGCATCGAACCTTAAAAAAGAAATCACAAAAGTTCTTTTCGACAAAGGTTACATTGCTAATTACAAATTTATCGAAGAAGGTCCTCAAGGCTCAATCAAAATCGCCTTGAAATACCACCCAATTAGCAAAGTACCGGCTATTCGCACTTTGACACGTGTGAGTAAACCTGGTTTAAGAAAGTATGCAAGTGTTGACAACTTACCTCGTGTATTAAACGGTTTAGGAATTGCGATTTTGTCTACTTCTAAAGGAGTAATGTCAGACAAAGAAGCTGCCGTACAAAACGTTGGTGGTGAAGTTTTATGTTACATTTATTAA
- the rplD gene encoding 50S ribosomal protein L4, which produces MEVKVLNLSGKETGAKVQLPESVFGVTPSDHAIYLDVKQYLANQRQGTHKSKQRNEIAGSTRKLHKQKGTGGARAGSIKSPLFNGGGRVFGPQPRDYSFKLNKKLKQLARKSALSYKAQENNVLVLDEVNFDTIKTKNYVALVNALNIADEKTLLVLPAYNNNVYLSSRNLKKAKVIVASDLNTYDVLNATKLLLTADSVKTLEEAFAK; this is translated from the coding sequence ATGGAAGTTAAAGTATTAAATTTATCAGGAAAAGAAACAGGTGCCAAGGTGCAACTTCCTGAGTCGGTATTCGGTGTTACACCAAGCGACCACGCGATCTATTTGGATGTGAAACAGTACTTAGCAAACCAACGCCAAGGAACTCACAAATCAAAACAACGTAATGAAATCGCGGGTTCAACTCGTAAATTACACAAACAAAAAGGTACTGGTGGTGCTCGTGCGGGCTCTATCAAATCTCCATTGTTTAACGGTGGTGGTCGTGTATTCGGCCCTCAACCTCGTGACTATAGCTTCAAATTGAACAAAAAATTAAAGCAATTAGCACGTAAATCAGCATTATCTTACAAAGCTCAAGAAAACAACGTTTTAGTATTGGACGAAGTAAACTTCGATACAATCAAAACTAAAAACTATGTAGCTCTAGTTAATGCATTGAACATTGCTGACGAAAAAACTTTATTAGTATTGCCAGCATACAATAACAATGTTTATTTATCAAGCAGAAATTTGAAGAAAGCAAAAGTTATCGTAGCATCTGATTTAAATACATATGATGTATTGAACGCTACGAAATTATTGTTAACTGCAGATTCTGTTAAAACTTTGGAGGAAGCATTCGCTAAATAA
- the ykgO gene encoding type B 50S ribosomal protein L36, producing the protein MKVRASIKKRSADCKIIRRKGKVFVINKKNPKFKQRQG; encoded by the coding sequence ATGAAAGTTAGAGCATCAATAAAAAAACGTAGTGCGGATTGTAAAATTATCCGTCGTAAAGGAAAAGTATTTGTAATCAATAAAAAGAACCCTAAGTTCAAACAACGTCAGGGTTAA
- the rpmD gene encoding 50S ribosomal protein L30, which yields MAKIKITQIKSVIDRSERQKKTIEALGLKKINHSVEVEATPAIIGMVRKVNHLVAIETI from the coding sequence ATGGCAAAAATTAAAATCACCCAGATAAAGAGCGTTATCGACAGAAGCGAGCGCCAAAAGAAAACTATCGAAGCATTAGGTCTGAAAAAAATCAACCACTCGGTAGAAGTTGAAGCTACACCAGCAATCATTGGTATGGTTCGTAAAGTGAACCACCTAGTAGCTATCGAAACTATTTAA
- the rplR gene encoding 50S ribosomal protein L18 encodes MAGIKSTRRERIKKGIRKHLAGSTERPRLTVFRSNKGIYAQIIDDTTGKTIASASTLSKEFAGSGNKVDQSKEVGKLVAEKAVAAGISKVVFDRNGYLYHGRIKSLAEGAREGGLDF; translated from the coding sequence ATGGCAGGAATTAAATCAACTCGCAGAGAGCGAATCAAAAAAGGAATTAGAAAACACCTGGCTGGATCAACTGAACGTCCTCGTTTGACGGTTTTTAGAAGTAACAAAGGAATCTACGCTCAGATCATCGACGATACAACTGGTAAAACAATCGCTTCAGCATCTACTTTGTCAAAAGAATTTGCTGGATCAGGTAACAAAGTTGATCAATCGAAAGAAGTAGGTAAATTAGTTGCTGAAAAAGCGGTTGCAGCAGGAATTAGCAAAGTAGTTTTTGACCGTAATGGGTACTTATACCATGGCCGTATCAAATCATTGGCTGAAGGTGCTCGCGAAGGCGGTTTAGACTTTTAA
- the rplE gene encoding 50S ribosomal protein L5 — protein MRRKSVQRLKKNSSIKALCKFLKLEKIVVSQGIGAATADKKLIDNSITELTTITGQQAVPTKSKKDISNFKLRKGMPIGARVTLRDNNMYEFLDRLIAVSLPRIRDFRGINDKGFDGHGNYNLGITEQIIFPEINIDKINKIQGMDITFVTSAKNDIEALELLKQFGLPFKNQNSNNNG, from the coding sequence ATGCGGAGGAAATCCGTACAGCGCTTAAAGAAAAATTCCAGTATAAAAGCGTTATGCAAGTTCCTAAAACTGGAGAAAATCGTAGTATCGCAAGGTATCGGAGCAGCAACTGCTGACAAGAAATTAATCGATAACTCTATCACTGAGTTAACAACAATTACTGGTCAACAAGCAGTGCCTACGAAATCTAAAAAAGATATCTCAAACTTCAAATTGCGTAAAGGTATGCCTATTGGTGCTCGCGTAACTTTACGTGACAACAATATGTACGAATTCTTAGATCGTTTAATCGCGGTTTCTTTACCACGTATTCGTGATTTCCGTGGAATCAACGACAAAGGATTTGACGGACATGGTAACTATAACTTAGGTATTACCGAGCAAATTATCTTCCCTGAGATCAACATTGACAAAATCAACAAGATCCAAGGTATGGATATCACTTTCGTAACTTCAGCTAAGAACGATATCGAAGCTTTAGAATTATTGAAACAATTCGGTTTACCATTCAAAAACCAAAATTCGAATAACAATGGCTAA
- the rplO gene encoding 50S ribosomal protein L15, with product MNLSNLKPAAGSIKTKKRIGRGQGSGRGGTSTRGHKGAGSRSGNSTKIGFEGGQMPLQRRVPKFGFKNINRVEYVGVNLDVLQTIVEKYNLTTVDFDTLKEHGLVSKNDLIKILGRGELTAKVEVKAHAFSASAQKAIEAAGGSIVKL from the coding sequence ATGAACTTAAGTAATCTTAAACCAGCAGCTGGTTCAATTAAAACTAAAAAACGTATTGGTCGTGGACAAGGATCTGGCCGTGGTGGTACATCAACTCGTGGTCACAAAGGAGCAGGATCTCGTTCAGGTAACTCTACTAAGATCGGTTTCGAAGGTGGTCAAATGCCTCTTCAACGTCGCGTACCTAAATTTGGTTTTAAAAACATTAACCGTGTAGAATACGTAGGTGTAAACCTTGACGTACTTCAAACTATCGTTGAGAAATATAACCTAACAACTGTTGATTTCGATACTTTAAAAGAACACGGATTAGTTTCTAAAAATGACTTAATCAAAATCTTAGGTCGTGGTGAATTAACCGCTAAAGTAGAAGTAAAGGCCCATGCATTTTCAGCTTCAGCTCAAAAAGCTATCGAAGCAGCAGGTGGTTCTATCGTTAAATTGTAA
- the rpsQ gene encoding 30S ribosomal protein S17 — translation MERNLRKTRIGLVVSNKMDKSIVVAVERKVKHPIYGKFVKKTTKFKAHDETNTCGIGDTVLIMETRPLSKTKNWRLVEILERAK, via the coding sequence ATGGAAAGAAATTTAAGAAAAACAAGAATCGGCTTAGTAGTTAGCAACAAGATGGACAAATCTATCGTAGTAGCTGTTGAGCGTAAAGTGAAACACCCTATTTACGGTAAATTCGTTAAGAAAACTACTAAATTTAAAGCTCATGACGAAACAAATACCTGCGGTATCGGCGATACGGTATTAATTATGGAAACGCGTCCGCTGAGTAAAACTAAGAACTGGAGATTAGTAGAAATTTTAGAAAGGGCTAAATAA
- the rplV gene encoding 50S ribosomal protein L22 encodes MEATKKLKKSVLVKQRKEQEKAQVGGASTAKLLNCPTSPRKMRLVVDLIRGQKVENALYILKHSGKEASIRVEKLLLSAIKNWEAKNEGASVEDGGLFVKEVSVGGGRQLKRLRPAPQGRGYRIRKRSNHVTLVVDSINNVNN; translated from the coding sequence ATGGAAGCAACAAAAAAACTCAAAAAGTCTGTTTTAGTTAAACAGCGCAAAGAGCAGGAAAAAGCTCAAGTAGGAGGAGCTTCTACTGCCAAGTTATTGAATTGCCCTACTTCACCGCGCAAAATGCGTCTAGTAGTGGATCTTATCCGCGGGCAGAAAGTAGAAAACGCTCTTTACATCCTTAAACATTCAGGTAAAGAAGCTTCAATTCGTGTTGAGAAATTGTTATTGTCAGCAATCAAGAATTGGGAAGCTAAAAACGAAGGCGCTTCAGTAGAAGACGGTGGACTGTTTGTGAAAGAAGTATCTGTAGGTGGCGGTCGCCAATTGAAAAGATTGCGCCCAGCTCCACAAGGTCGTGGTTACAGAATCCGTAAGCGTTCAAACCATGTAACTTTGGTAGTAGATAGCATTAATAACGTAAACAACTAA
- a CDS encoding 50S ribosomal protein L29, translating into MLFSAIENPNVIKAARKNIARISTEISKRNNAAKSETAAEA; encoded by the coding sequence ATGCTGTTTTCTGCTATTGAAAACCCTAACGTGATCAAAGCAGCTCGCAAAAATATCGCTCGTATCTCTACGGAGATCTCTAAGCGTAATAATGCAGCAAAATCTGAAACAGCCGCTGAGGCATAA
- the map gene encoding type I methionyl aminopeptidase produces MSKVYYKTADEIEQVRESANVLSQLLAEIAGLVKPGITTLSLDKFAFDFIKDHKGTPAFLNYQGFPYSLCISVNDQVVHGFPSDYVLKEGDIVTVDGGVNLNGFISDSAYTFAVGEISEEAQQLLDVTKASLQAGIEQAIAGKRVGDISAAVQEYVTPYKYGIVRELVGHGVGFHLHEKPEVPNYGKRGSGPKLEEGLIICIEPMINAGKAGVKFWDDGWTVSTVDGKLSAHFEQMVAIRKGSPDVLLNFEAIEKVLNKK; encoded by the coding sequence ATGTCTAAAGTATATTATAAAACAGCAGATGAAATTGAGCAAGTGCGAGAGTCAGCAAATGTACTCTCGCAATTACTTGCTGAAATTGCAGGTTTAGTTAAACCAGGAATTACAACGCTTTCACTTGATAAATTCGCCTTCGACTTTATCAAAGACCATAAAGGAACTCCAGCGTTTTTGAATTACCAAGGATTTCCGTACTCACTGTGTATTTCTGTGAACGATCAAGTTGTTCATGGATTCCCAAGTGACTATGTTCTGAAAGAAGGTGATATCGTGACAGTGGATGGCGGTGTTAATTTGAACGGGTTCATCAGCGATTCTGCATATACTTTTGCTGTAGGTGAGATCTCTGAAGAAGCGCAACAATTGTTGGATGTAACAAAAGCTTCGCTTCAAGCAGGAATCGAACAAGCAATCGCAGGTAAACGTGTAGGAGATATTTCCGCAGCAGTTCAAGAATATGTAACACCATATAAATACGGTATCGTTCGCGAATTAGTTGGTCATGGAGTAGGTTTTCATTTGCACGAAAAACCAGAGGTGCCAAATTACGGAAAGCGTGGTTCGGGACCAAAGTTAGAGGAAGGTCTTATTATCTGTATCGAACCGATGATCAATGCTGGAAAAGCAGGGGTCAAGTTTTGGGACGATGGTTGGACAGTTAGTACAGTTGATGGAAAGCTTTCTGCACATTTTGAACAGATGGTAGCGATAAGAAAGGGCAGTCCAGACGTGCTTTTGAATTTTGAAGCAATAGAGAAAGTTTTAAATAAAAAGTAG
- the rpsN gene encoding 30S ribosomal protein S14, protein MAKEGLKAREVKRQKLVAKFAEKRAALKAAGDYAALDKLPKNASPVRLHNRCKLTGRPKGYMRQFGISRVTFREMALDGKIPGVKKASW, encoded by the coding sequence ATGGCTAAAGAAGGATTAAAAGCACGCGAAGTTAAGCGTCAAAAATTAGTTGCAAAATTCGCGGAGAAACGTGCAGCATTAAAAGCTGCTGGTGACTACGCTGCACTAGATAAATTACCAAAAAATGCATCACCAGTAAGATTACACAACCGTTGTAAATTAACTGGTCGTCCTAAAGGATATATGCGTCAATTCGGTATCTCACGTGTAACTTTCCGTGAGATGGCATTAGACGGAAAAATCCCGGGAGTGAAAAAAGCTTCTTGGTAA
- the rpsE gene encoding 30S ribosomal protein S5 — MALSNIKRVKSSEIELKDRLVSIQRVAKVTKGGRTFSFSAIVVVGDENGIVGYGLGKAKEVTEAITKGIDDAKKNLVKVPIIKGTVPHEQYGKYSGGSVLIKPAVSGTGVLAGGAMRAVLESAGITDVLAKSLGSSNPHNVVKATIDALANMRDAYTVAQTRGVDLNKVFNG; from the coding sequence ATGGCATTAAGCAATATTAAAAGAGTAAAATCAAGCGAAATCGAATTAAAAGATCGCTTAGTAAGCATCCAACGCGTAGCCAAGGTGACCAAAGGTGGTCGTACTTTCAGCTTCTCTGCTATTGTGGTAGTGGGAGATGAAAACGGAATCGTAGGATACGGATTAGGAAAAGCTAAAGAGGTTACTGAAGCTATCACTAAAGGTATCGATGATGCAAAGAAAAACTTAGTAAAAGTTCCTATTATCAAAGGTACTGTACCTCATGAGCAATACGGTAAATATTCAGGTGGTTCGGTTTTAATCAAACCAGCTGTAAGTGGTACCGGAGTATTAGCAGGTGGTGCAATGCGTGCGGTATTGGAATCTGCAGGCATTACTGACGTATTAGCAAAATCATTAGGTTCCTCAAACCCACACAACGTGGTGAAAGCAACTATCGATGCATTAGCTAATATGCGTGACGCTTATACAGTAGCACAAACACGTGGTGTCGATTTAAACAAAGTATTTAACGGTTAA